The window CCATGAAAAATCTTGCCCAGTATTACGTGGATCTGCTCGTAAAATTGGGGATTGTCCGCTTTTCTATCTTACTCGCCCTAGCGCTTGTTGCCCTTGCTGTTGTTGTACAAGTCGGTATCACCCTCGCACTCAAAGGTAATGTTGATGATATCGACATTGTCCGTTCGGTTTTCTTCGGTTTAGTGATCACACCTTGGGCGGTCTATTTTCTCTCAGTCGTGGTAGATCAACTGGAAGAGTCTCGTCAAAGGTTGGCTAAATTGGTCTCTAAGTTGGGTGATATGCGAGAGCGAGATCAAGAACTCAACAATAAACTGCAACTTAATATCGAAAAGCTCAACCAAGAAATTGAAGATCGTGAAAAAGCAGAAGAAGCGCGTGCAGAAGCGATGCATGATCTTGAGAACGAAGTGTTTCAGCGTGAGCGAACTCAGCTTGAATTAGCAGAACGTACGGCGCTGTTGCGCTCGTTTATCGATGCCTCGCCTGACCTCATTTATTATCGCAATGAAGATGGGGTGTTTTCTGGTTGCAACCGAGCGGTTGAAGAACTCACGGGCAAAACAGAAAAAGAGCTAGTCGGTTTGACTCCTTGGGATGTCTACAGCAAAGAGGTAGCCCAGCAAGTTGTTGAAACTGATAAGAAAGTCTTTGCTGATAACCAAGCTTTGACCTATGACCAATGGCTAGAATACCCTGACGGACGTAAGAGTTACTTCGAACTGCGTAAGGTGCCTTTCTACAGTAAAGATGGTCGCCACCTTGGCTTGGTTGGTTTTGGTCGTGATATTACCGAGCGTAAAGAGCATCAAGAGTCACTAGAAAAAGCCAGTCGCGATAAGACCACCTTTATCTCAACCATTAGCCACGAGCTAAGAACACCGCTCAATGGCATCATCGGCTTGAGCCGCATGTTATTGGATAGCCAGCTGACGACCGAGCAGCGTAAGCAGATGCAAACCATCAAGGTGAGTGCGGTAACATTGGGTAATATCTTTAACGATATTATCGACATGGATAAGTTCGACCGCCGTAAACTTGAACTTTTCCCAACACCGATCAACTTTGAAGATTTCGTTGTTGAGATCGAAAGCATTTCTGCGTTAATGGCAGAGCAGAAAGGGTTGAGGTTTGATCTAGAAAGGCTGTCCGATCTTCCTTCTGCAGTTGAGGTGGATGGTACTCGTCTTAGACAGGTATTGTGGAACCTTGTTAGTAACGCGATGAAGTTCACCAAAGATGGTGGTGTCGTGATGACGGTCAGCGCTGATATTGATGGCGACTTTGCCAACATCACGATGGAAGTAGAAGATACCGGGATTGGTATCCCTGAAAGTGAAATCGAGAAGATCTTCGCGATGTACTATCAGGTGAAATCGGGAACAGACAATTTACACGCTGTCGGTACCGGAATTGGTCTTGCTGTATCTCAACAGCTTATCAATATGATGGATGGTAACATTGAAGTCACCAGTGAAGAGGGTTTTGGTAGTACCTTTACGGTTTCGATTCGAGTTCCAGTTAATCACGATACTCAGGCTCTGATCAAAACGCCAAGAAAGCAGTCCAACCTTAAAATTTTCATGGTCGAAGACATTGAGCTCAATATCACAGTAGCTCGTTCTTTACTTGAAAGCCTAGGGCATGAAGTGACAGTCGTAATGACGGGTAAAGAGGCACAAATCGTTTTCAACCCGAAAGATTATGACTTGGTATTACTGGATATCCAGTTACCAGATATGACAGGTTTCGACATAGCCCAATACTACCGCGAGAAATATAGCCAATTGCCGCCTTTGGTGGCATTAACCGCGAATGTATTAAACAATAAGCAAGAGTATTTCCAGAAAGGTATGGATGAAGCGATCAGTAAACCACTGTCGGTTCGTGCAATCCAGGATGTCATCAGCGAGTTGATTGAGGATGCCCCAGAGGTTATTGAGGGTATTGATACAGTAAAGGACGTTGAGAAAGTAGCAGGTGTTGAGAAAGTCATAGGTGCTGAGAAAGTAACAGCGAGTAAGCCAGCTCTTTCAACGATTGATACCACTTTGCTTGATATTGATATGCTAGAGTCTTATGTTGACATTGTCGGGTCGAAACCTGTTTTGGATAGCATCGTGATGTTTGAAGATATGATGCCGGAATATATGGAAATATTGAATTCCAATATGGTTGCGAAAGATCAAGACAGTATCGTCTCTGAGGCACACAAGATTAAAGGTGCAGCAGGTTCCATTGGCCTGAAACGCATACAGCAAGTTGCTCAGAAAGCTCAATCTCCAGATATGCCTGCGTGGTGGGAGAACATTTCAGATTGGGTTGATGAAATAAATAACGAATACCAAAATGATATTGAAGTCTTAAAGAGTTGGTTAAATCAAAGGTAGAAGAATAATGAAAAAATTA is drawn from Vibrio sp. SNU_ST1 and contains these coding sequences:
- the arcB gene encoding aerobic respiration two-component sensor histidine kinase ArcB produces the protein MKPMKNLAQYYVDLLVKLGIVRFSILLALALVALAVVVQVGITLALKGNVDDIDIVRSVFFGLVITPWAVYFLSVVVDQLEESRQRLAKLVSKLGDMRERDQELNNKLQLNIEKLNQEIEDREKAEEARAEAMHDLENEVFQRERTQLELAERTALLRSFIDASPDLIYYRNEDGVFSGCNRAVEELTGKTEKELVGLTPWDVYSKEVAQQVVETDKKVFADNQALTYDQWLEYPDGRKSYFELRKVPFYSKDGRHLGLVGFGRDITERKEHQESLEKASRDKTTFISTISHELRTPLNGIIGLSRMLLDSQLTTEQRKQMQTIKVSAVTLGNIFNDIIDMDKFDRRKLELFPTPINFEDFVVEIESISALMAEQKGLRFDLERLSDLPSAVEVDGTRLRQVLWNLVSNAMKFTKDGGVVMTVSADIDGDFANITMEVEDTGIGIPESEIEKIFAMYYQVKSGTDNLHAVGTGIGLAVSQQLINMMDGNIEVTSEEGFGSTFTVSIRVPVNHDTQALIKTPRKQSNLKIFMVEDIELNITVARSLLESLGHEVTVVMTGKEAQIVFNPKDYDLVLLDIQLPDMTGFDIAQYYREKYSQLPPLVALTANVLNNKQEYFQKGMDEAISKPLSVRAIQDVISELIEDAPEVIEGIDTVKDVEKVAGVEKVIGAEKVTASKPALSTIDTTLLDIDMLESYVDIVGSKPVLDSIVMFEDMMPEYMEILNSNMVAKDQDSIVSEAHKIKGAAGSIGLKRIQQVAQKAQSPDMPAWWENISDWVDEINNEYQNDIEVLKSWLNQR